The following proteins are encoded in a genomic region of Acidobacteriota bacterium:
- the nadA gene encoding quinolinate synthase NadA: MNTETTRSEFGSMRVADAVAATAAIYAKVSHLIPEVEWAAYAPQILEIDRLKRERNAVILAHNYQTPQIFHGVADITGDSLALAKRASETNADVIVQCGVHFMAETAKILNPDRTVLIPDLEAGCSLAESISAADVRALKEKYPGVPVVTYVNTSAEVKAETDVCCTSANAVEVVESLGVERVIFLPDEYLGKWVAANTDVEVILWNGHCEVHEQFSVADVERYRQHFPGVQVIAHPECDLDVLEAADMVGSTSGMIDWVGRHRPQQVVMITECSMSDNVAVEFPEVEFVRPCTICPHMKRITLDNIVTSLERMQHPVEVPPDVAERARRSVERMLEVGRGVRG, from the coding sequence ATGAACACTGAAACGACCCGCAGCGAGTTCGGCTCTATGCGTGTGGCCGATGCAGTCGCGGCAACTGCTGCCATTTACGCAAAGGTGAGCCACCTCATACCGGAGGTGGAATGGGCGGCCTACGCGCCCCAGATCCTCGAGATCGATCGCCTGAAGCGCGAACGAAATGCCGTGATTCTCGCCCACAACTACCAGACGCCGCAGATTTTCCATGGCGTCGCCGACATCACCGGTGACAGCCTCGCGCTCGCCAAAAGAGCGAGTGAGACGAACGCTGACGTCATTGTCCAGTGTGGTGTGCACTTCATGGCCGAAACCGCCAAGATCCTGAACCCCGACCGTACGGTGCTCATCCCCGACCTCGAGGCCGGCTGTTCCCTTGCCGAGTCGATCTCCGCGGCCGATGTTCGAGCTCTCAAGGAGAAGTACCCCGGCGTACCGGTGGTGACCTATGTCAACACCTCGGCCGAGGTCAAGGCCGAGACCGACGTCTGCTGCACCTCTGCCAACGCTGTCGAGGTGGTTGAATCGCTGGGAGTAGAGCGCGTGATCTTCCTGCCCGATGAGTACCTCGGGAAATGGGTGGCGGCAAACACCGATGTCGAGGTGATCCTGTGGAACGGCCATTGCGAGGTTCACGAGCAGTTTTCGGTTGCAGATGTCGAGAGATATCGTCAGCATTTTCCGGGTGTTCAGGTAATCGCCCACCCGGAGTGCGACCTCGACGTTCTCGAGGCAGCGGACATGGTGGGTTCGACGTCAGGCATGATCGACTGGGTCGGGCGTCACCGTCCTCAGCAGGTTGTCATGATCACCGAGTGTTCGATGAGTGACAACGTCGCAGTGGAGTTTCCCGAGGTCGAGTTCGTCCGTCCCTGCACAATCTGCCCGCACATGAAACGCATCACCCTCGACAATATCGTCACCAGCCTCGAGAGGATGCAGCACCCCGTCGAGGTGCCTCCGGACGTCGCCGAGCGCGCCCGTCGGTCGGTCGAGCGCATGCTCGAGGTCGGGCGCGGGGTGCGAGGGTAA
- a CDS encoding MoxR family ATPase — protein MSLNRVIEIDGVELHLARPVSKIPPWIGQREVLLQLLAAWSLFSDDDAPLNPRLLGKPGVGKTTLACTAARELEREIYILQATTDTRPEDLLVAPVLGPEGGVRYMASPLVTAMVRGGVSILDEGNRMSEKSWASLAPLLDHRRSVDSVVAGITIPAHEDFRFATTMNEDASTYEVPEYIHSRLMPQITIDFPEEDEEREILRVQVAGVDEEVLDYVLGFLRAAHLADLRFSVRDGINIARYAMKILRRREADNAKRAVDIALRLAIGEEEAEPFRLATE, from the coding sequence ATGAGCCTGAACCGGGTCATCGAAATCGACGGGGTCGAGCTTCATCTGGCGCGACCCGTATCCAAGATCCCGCCGTGGATCGGTCAGCGGGAGGTGTTGCTCCAGCTCCTGGCGGCGTGGTCGTTGTTCTCGGATGACGATGCGCCACTCAACCCGCGCCTCCTGGGTAAGCCGGGCGTCGGTAAGACCACCCTGGCCTGCACCGCTGCCCGCGAGCTCGAACGAGAGATCTACATCCTTCAGGCAACCACCGACACCCGCCCGGAGGACCTCCTGGTGGCGCCGGTACTGGGGCCCGAGGGCGGGGTGCGCTACATGGCCTCTCCACTGGTCACCGCGATGGTGCGCGGCGGCGTCAGCATCCTCGACGAGGGCAACCGGATGAGCGAAAAATCGTGGGCCTCGCTGGCGCCGCTCCTCGACCACCGGCGATCGGTCGACAGCGTCGTCGCCGGCATCACGATTCCGGCGCACGAGGACTTCAGGTTCGCGACCACGATGAACGAGGACGCCTCCACCTATGAGGTCCCGGAGTACATCCATTCCCGTTTGATGCCGCAGATCACGATCGATTTTCCGGAGGAGGACGAGGAGCGGGAGATCCTCCGCGTGCAAGTGGCCGGAGTCGACGAAGAGGTCCTCGATTACGTGCTCGGCTTCCTTCGGGCCGCCCACCTCGCCGATCTCCGATTCTCGGTACGGGACGGAATCAACATCGCCCGCTATGCAATGAAGATCCTCCGGCGACGTGAGGCGGATAACGCAAAACGGGCGGTCGACATCGCCCTCCGCCTGGCAATTGGAGAAGAAGAAGCCGAACCATTTCGCCTCGCGACGGAGTGA
- a CDS encoding thioredoxin fold domain-containing protein produces the protein MQTRALIPLAIVATVAVFACQRDSSDLWFDGDLTSAQAKAGELNTVVMIEFYVDWCNWCRRLEADTLSAPVVQRELARIVAMRRNGEEDGAELARRFRVDSYPMLVFLDPEGNELDRVTGYLPPETFLSRLERIRSGDTFLACLRQLEDSPGDREAIERAVAGLLERSDAEGAISRIDAFHAATEGKDLTLCRKLMFDARSQLHGRVYQRAAKLYRSGWNRSIDVPDTAGTSNLRALMGEGISQLSAEEQAEQLRRARHEDAADILEIPDLQTESSDTLFAVADFAFRNGHYDVAADVYLGWYAKHGAEAESNMLNDVAWRLYLSGQNLDHAIEIAQDSYALKPEPETADTLARLLYLTGSVREAIALEEQAARETEGSRSENYTWVAQRMSAGESLDDKPNFESYPGRRRRGM, from the coding sequence ATGCAGACTAGGGCTTTGATACCGCTGGCGATCGTGGCGACGGTGGCCGTTTTTGCCTGCCAGCGTGACTCGTCGGATCTCTGGTTTGACGGAGATCTGACTTCGGCTCAAGCGAAGGCGGGCGAGCTGAACACGGTGGTCATGATCGAGTTCTACGTGGACTGGTGCAACTGGTGCCGGCGCCTCGAAGCAGACACCCTGTCGGCTCCGGTTGTCCAACGTGAGCTGGCAAGAATTGTCGCAATGAGAAGGAACGGTGAAGAGGACGGTGCCGAGCTTGCTCGCCGCTTCCGGGTCGACAGCTATCCGATGTTGGTTTTTCTCGATCCCGAGGGGAATGAGCTCGACCGGGTGACCGGCTATCTTCCGCCAGAAACGTTCCTCAGTCGCCTCGAGAGAATCCGTAGCGGTGACACCTTCCTCGCGTGTCTCCGTCAGCTGGAGGACTCTCCCGGTGATCGCGAAGCCATCGAACGTGCGGTTGCCGGATTGCTCGAGCGGTCTGACGCAGAAGGAGCAATCAGCCGAATCGATGCCTTTCACGCAGCGACCGAGGGCAAAGACCTCACCCTGTGTCGGAAGCTCATGTTCGACGCCCGCAGCCAGCTGCACGGGCGTGTCTATCAACGAGCAGCCAAGCTCTATCGAAGCGGCTGGAATCGATCGATCGATGTTCCCGACACCGCTGGCACCTCGAATCTCCGCGCGTTGATGGGCGAGGGAATCAGCCAGCTGTCGGCTGAAGAGCAGGCCGAACAGCTGCGGCGGGCGCGTCACGAGGACGCGGCCGATATTCTCGAGATTCCAGACCTCCAAACAGAGTCCTCCGACACCCTGTTTGCGGTTGCCGATTTCGCGTTTCGAAACGGCCACTATGATGTCGCGGCGGACGTGTACCTCGGGTGGTACGCCAAGCACGGAGCAGAGGCCGAGTCGAATATGCTCAATGACGTCGCCTGGAGGCTCTACCTTTCCGGCCAGAACCTCGACCACGCGATCGAGATCGCGCAGGACTCTTACGCTTTGAAACCCGAACCGGAGACCGCCGACACGCTGGCGCGGCTTCTCTACCTGACCGGATCCGTCAGGGAGGCGATCGCGCTCGAGGAGCAGGCCGCACGTGAAACCGAGGGAAGCCGTAGCGAGAACTACACCTGGGTTGCGCAGCGGATGTCGGCGGGCGAGTCACTCGATGACAAACCGAACTTCGAATCCTACCCCGGGAGACGGCGACGAGGGATGTGA
- a CDS encoding ABC transporter permease has product MDVIELVRFVGGAIRGQRLRSFLSALGVAIGVTAVILLTSLGEGTRDYIVNQFTQFGTSIVAVNPGKVKTLGMPGVLGGTTHKLTIDDAEALRRIPGVDEVVPVAFGQARVEGGGRGRSVFVQGVGWEAAKGFRLGVSQGSFLPPMDPNRRSSYAVLGAKLSHELFDEESPLGRRVRIGGSTFLVIGVMEAKGQMLGFDFDDTVYVPVASAMDLFDVDELVEIDIVAASTDIIPEVVEGIRSTLMRRHRGEEDFTITTQTEMLDTFGKVVGMITIAVSGIAGVSLIVGAMGILTIMWISVHERTNEIGLLRALGVQQSTVQGLFLLESVLLAVAGGILGLMAGFAMIALATTAVPGLPLSTPAVAVVAALLMCLVVGIVSGVVPARRAAEMDPVDALRAE; this is encoded by the coding sequence ATGGACGTAATCGAACTTGTCCGGTTCGTCGGGGGAGCGATTCGAGGTCAGCGCCTGCGCTCCTTTCTTTCCGCGCTCGGGGTGGCCATAGGTGTGACCGCGGTGATTCTCCTCACCTCGCTCGGTGAGGGTACGAGGGACTACATCGTCAACCAGTTCACCCAGTTCGGCACGAGCATTGTCGCGGTCAATCCGGGAAAGGTGAAAACGCTCGGAATGCCGGGAGTCCTCGGCGGCACGACTCACAAGCTGACGATAGACGACGCCGAGGCACTGCGCCGTATCCCCGGTGTCGACGAAGTGGTCCCGGTGGCCTTCGGACAGGCGCGTGTCGAAGGAGGTGGGCGAGGCCGCAGCGTTTTCGTTCAAGGTGTCGGCTGGGAGGCGGCCAAGGGATTCCGCCTCGGAGTCTCACAGGGGTCCTTCCTGCCGCCGATGGATCCCAATCGTCGAAGCTCATACGCGGTCCTCGGTGCGAAGCTTTCCCACGAACTCTTCGACGAGGAATCACCGCTCGGCAGAAGAGTGCGAATCGGTGGATCGACCTTTCTCGTTATCGGCGTGATGGAAGCCAAGGGCCAGATGCTCGGTTTCGATTTCGATGACACGGTCTACGTTCCGGTGGCCAGCGCGATGGATCTCTTCGACGTCGACGAACTGGTCGAGATCGACATCGTCGCTGCGAGCACCGACATCATTCCCGAAGTGGTGGAGGGGATTCGATCGACGCTGATGCGCCGTCACCGTGGTGAGGAAGACTTCACCATCACCACTCAGACTGAGATGCTCGACACCTTCGGCAAGGTCGTTGGCATGATCACGATCGCGGTTTCAGGGATCGCCGGGGTGTCGTTGATCGTCGGGGCAATGGGTATTCTCACCATTATGTGGATCTCAGTTCACGAACGGACCAACGAGATCGGCCTCTTGCGTGCTCTCGGAGTGCAGCAGAGTACGGTGCAGGGGCTTTTCCTCCTCGAATCGGTGTTGCTCGCGGTGGCCGGCGGAATTCTCGGGCTGATGGCAGGATTCGCGATGATCGCGCTGGCGACGACCGCGGTGCCCGGCCTGCCTCTCAGCACGCCGGCGGTGGCGGTTGTCGCTGCATTGCTGATGTGTCTGGTTGTTGGAATCGTCTCCGGAGTTGTCCCGGCGCGTCGGGCCGCGGAAATGGACCCGGTGGATGCTCTTCGCGCTGAATGA
- a CDS encoding ABC transporter permease, translating to MAFGELIAFAVGALRGHRLRTGLSVAGVAVGIAAVVALTALGEGARQYVVQEFSALGSKLLVVLPGRVETTGMMPFGGVVNDLTIEDYQAVTIRIPQVLRAAPLATGEETVRYAGRSRAVPVIGTTNELLEVRRLQVAAGQYLPPGDPNRGGSEMVLGIKVADELFPGESPLGKVVRLGEWRFRVVGVLAPRGRSLGFDFDDLVMIPVRTSMRVFNRTSLFRILIELYPGEDLDAGKQAVLDLLADRHRTEDVTVITQDAVVNTLDSILGVLTLALAAIASVSLTVAGVGIMNVMLVAVSERRREIGLLKALGASTTQILGVFIAEAVVLSLLGGLTGLAVGSLAVRAFTGVYPTFPAATPTWAVIASLIVSVVVGVFFGVVPARRAARLDPVEALVGR from the coding sequence ATGGCGTTCGGTGAGCTGATCGCGTTCGCCGTAGGCGCCCTGCGTGGCCATCGCCTGCGGACGGGCCTCTCGGTCGCCGGCGTGGCGGTCGGCATTGCTGCAGTCGTCGCCCTGACCGCGCTCGGTGAAGGGGCGCGGCAGTACGTAGTACAGGAGTTCAGCGCCCTAGGCTCGAAGCTCTTGGTTGTTTTGCCGGGCAGGGTCGAGACGACCGGCATGATGCCGTTCGGTGGCGTTGTCAACGACTTGACGATCGAGGACTATCAGGCGGTTACGATTCGGATCCCGCAGGTTTTGCGGGCCGCGCCGCTGGCGACCGGAGAAGAGACCGTTCGCTACGCCGGCAGATCCCGCGCGGTGCCAGTCATCGGCACCACCAACGAGTTGCTCGAGGTGCGCAGGCTGCAGGTCGCTGCTGGTCAGTACCTGCCTCCCGGCGATCCGAATCGGGGCGGGTCGGAGATGGTGCTCGGAATCAAGGTGGCCGATGAGCTCTTCCCCGGCGAGAGTCCACTCGGCAAGGTAGTGCGACTGGGCGAGTGGCGGTTCCGTGTCGTCGGTGTGCTCGCGCCGCGCGGTCGCTCGCTCGGGTTCGACTTCGACGACCTGGTGATGATCCCGGTACGCACGTCGATGCGGGTCTTCAACAGGACCTCCCTTTTCAGGATTCTCATCGAGCTGTATCCCGGAGAGGATCTCGATGCCGGGAAGCAGGCGGTCCTCGACCTCCTCGCAGATCGCCATCGAACCGAGGATGTCACCGTCATTACGCAGGACGCCGTGGTCAACACGCTCGATTCCATCCTCGGGGTGCTCACCCTCGCCTTGGCCGCGATCGCCTCGGTTTCGCTGACGGTGGCCGGGGTCGGCATCATGAATGTCATGCTGGTGGCGGTGTCGGAGCGCCGCCGCGAGATCGGTCTTCTCAAGGCGCTGGGAGCGAGTACCACCCAGATCCTCGGGGTATTCATCGCCGAGGCGGTCGTGCTCTCGCTGCTTGGAGGCCTGACAGGTCTGGCAGTCGGCTCGTTGGCGGTCAGGGCCTTCACCGGCGTCTACCCCACCTTCCCTGCGGCAACCCCGACGTGGGCGGTGATCGCCTCACTTATCGTCTCGGTGGTGGTCGGAGTGTTCTTTGGTGTCGTGCCCGCTCGTCGCGCCGCCCGACTCGACCCCGTCGAAGCCCTGGTGGGAAGATGA
- a CDS encoding ABC transporter ATP-binding protein yields the protein MIVLKDLWRTYHVGDSDVHALRDVSLEIGKGDYLAVMGPSGSGKSTLLNILGCLDRPTSGTYSFDGRDVGSLTDIERTRLRQTEIGFVFQFFHLLPRLTAQGNVELPMLFAGVPRSERRQRAARALEAVGLADRAHHRPDQLSGGQRQRVAISRAVVMEPGLLLADEPTGNLDRAAAIEVMDLLGRMNEEGQTVVLVTHDPEVAVRARSAVRMDDGAIVEKK from the coding sequence ATGATCGTGTTGAAAGATCTGTGGCGCACGTACCACGTCGGGGACTCGGACGTGCATGCCCTGCGTGATGTCTCCCTCGAAATCGGCAAGGGAGATTATCTGGCGGTGATGGGTCCGTCGGGCTCTGGGAAGTCGACGCTGCTCAACATCCTCGGTTGCCTCGACCGGCCGACCTCCGGGACCTACTCGTTCGATGGTCGCGATGTCGGCTCGCTGACCGACATCGAACGTACGCGGTTGCGGCAGACGGAAATCGGTTTCGTCTTCCAATTCTTCCATCTCCTTCCACGGCTGACCGCCCAGGGCAACGTCGAGCTGCCGATGCTCTTTGCCGGAGTACCGCGCTCCGAGCGCCGCCAGCGGGCGGCCCGCGCGCTCGAGGCGGTGGGACTGGCCGACCGCGCCCACCATCGACCCGACCAGCTTTCGGGCGGGCAGCGACAACGGGTTGCGATTTCGCGAGCGGTCGTCATGGAGCCCGGACTTCTGCTCGCCGACGAACCCACCGGCAATCTCGACCGGGCGGCTGCGATCGAGGTCATGGATCTGTTGGGCAGGATGAACGAGGAGGGGCAGACAGTCGTCCTCGTGACCCACGATCCCGAGGTCGCAGTGCGGGCACGGTCTGCAGTCCGCATGGATGACGGTGCGATCGTGGAGAAGAAATGA
- a CDS encoding efflux RND transporter periplasmic adaptor subunit, with protein MKKSRWILAAIAAVALFVVFRYVVFAPEIVQVRTAEAELGLVEETVTNTRAGTVKVRRRAELSPQIGGLVVALPHREGDRVEADEVVVVLDSRAQRAELVSARTAVDAARAQADEACLAAELAQKELVRVEKLHAQGIASDQNLDILRTDRDRTLAACSAARASVGQAESRVIAAEVQLQFTELRAPFAGKVAEVSTEIGEYIMPSPPGLPIPPVIDLLDPASIYISGPIDEVDAERLSTGLAVRVTVDSRPDQTFEGRVARVAPYVLDVLEQNRTVEVEVELSDPAAIEGVLPGTSADVELILDRRENTLRIPASAVAEGSKVLVLEDGLLVEKEIGVGLRNWRYAEVLEGLKVGEKVVVVRNSPDIRAGARAEEKEQ; from the coding sequence ATGAAAAAATCCAGATGGATCCTCGCAGCAATCGCGGCGGTGGCCCTCTTCGTGGTTTTCCGCTACGTGGTCTTCGCCCCGGAGATCGTCCAGGTTCGGACTGCGGAGGCCGAGCTGGGCCTGGTGGAGGAGACGGTCACCAACACCCGTGCGGGCACCGTCAAGGTTCGACGGCGGGCCGAGCTCTCACCCCAGATCGGAGGTCTCGTCGTAGCCCTGCCGCATCGGGAGGGCGATCGGGTGGAAGCCGACGAGGTCGTGGTCGTGCTCGACAGTCGCGCTCAGCGGGCCGAGCTGGTTTCAGCGCGAACGGCGGTCGATGCCGCGAGGGCGCAGGCGGACGAAGCGTGTCTCGCGGCCGAGCTCGCGCAAAAGGAGCTCGTGCGTGTCGAGAAGCTTCACGCCCAGGGCATCGCTAGTGACCAGAATCTCGATATCCTGCGCACCGACCGCGACCGGACCCTCGCCGCCTGCTCTGCGGCCCGCGCATCGGTCGGGCAGGCCGAATCGAGGGTCATTGCCGCCGAGGTACAGCTTCAGTTCACCGAGCTTCGCGCACCCTTTGCGGGTAAGGTTGCGGAGGTCAGCACCGAGATCGGCGAGTACATCATGCCATCGCCGCCGGGCCTGCCGATCCCGCCGGTCATCGATCTTCTCGATCCGGCCTCGATCTATATCAGCGGTCCGATTGACGAGGTCGATGCCGAAAGATTGAGCACCGGCCTCGCGGTTCGGGTGACCGTGGACTCGCGGCCGGACCAGACCTTCGAAGGGCGCGTTGCACGGGTAGCCCCGTATGTGCTCGATGTCCTGGAGCAGAATCGCACCGTCGAGGTGGAGGTCGAATTGTCCGACCCGGCCGCCATCGAGGGCGTCCTTCCGGGCACCTCGGCCGATGTCGAGCTGATCCTCGACCGTCGGGAGAACACCTTGCGAATCCCGGCCTCGGCGGTGGCTGAAGGCAGCAAGGTCCTGGTGCTGGAGGACGGATTGCTGGTCGAGAAGGAGATCGGGGTCGGCCTCCGGAATTGGCGCTACGCCGAGGTCCTGGAAGGGCTCAAGGTCGGCGAAAAGGTGGTTGTTGTCCGCAACTCCCCGGATATCAGGGCTGGCGCCCGTGCGGAGGAGAAAGAACAGTGA
- a CDS encoding MFS transporter — MSEENDNIQTPETPEEKPSWRFPRTFWTGNAAELCERAAYYGTFIALRTYLIRVVGLDDVQAGVVAGLFGGWIYLVPFFTGAAADRMGFRKALILAFALLTVGYGSLGVFHTLGPVLVGLALIVLGGAFVKPVITGTVAKSSDSINRARAFSIFYMVVNIGSFTGKTVVAPMRIQMGVETVPYFSAGACLFALVLVMLIYRPPDDSDAQPKNLRETLQGMWMAMSNMRFLALILITAGFWAIQGQLYASMPDYVLRMAGETYKPEWYANVNPLVVVLFVVAITQLVRTWKPQNSMLVAMGLIPLSSLSMASSSWFDGNVNLFGIEVHPITLMMVIGIAIQGLAECFLSPKWLEFASKQAPRGKEGVFLGFAHVNTFFAWMFGFIFSGYLLKTYCPEPTTLAPAIQKQHALALAGQAPMPEVYAHANYLWYAYAGIGLLSFFALIVFIWVTNRIDDARTAEADTA, encoded by the coding sequence ATGAGCGAGGAAAACGACAATATCCAGACCCCGGAAACTCCAGAAGAGAAGCCGTCCTGGCGGTTCCCGCGGACCTTCTGGACCGGCAACGCAGCCGAGCTCTGCGAGCGAGCCGCCTACTACGGTACCTTCATCGCACTTCGCACCTACCTGATTCGTGTGGTCGGCCTCGATGATGTTCAGGCCGGCGTGGTCGCGGGGCTCTTCGGCGGCTGGATCTACCTGGTGCCGTTCTTCACCGGCGCAGCCGCCGACCGGATGGGATTCCGTAAGGCCTTGATCTTGGCGTTCGCCCTTTTGACCGTCGGCTATGGGAGCCTCGGCGTCTTCCACACGCTCGGGCCTGTCCTCGTCGGCCTGGCCCTGATCGTCCTCGGCGGCGCGTTCGTCAAACCCGTGATCACCGGAACCGTCGCCAAGTCCTCGGACTCCATCAACCGCGCTCGCGCCTTTTCCATCTTTTACATGGTGGTCAACATCGGTTCCTTTACCGGCAAGACGGTGGTTGCCCCGATGCGGATTCAGATGGGCGTGGAGACCGTTCCGTACTTCTCCGCCGGCGCCTGTCTCTTTGCTCTTGTTCTCGTCATGCTCATCTACAGGCCGCCGGACGACAGTGACGCCCAGCCGAAAAACCTGCGCGAAACCCTCCAGGGCATGTGGATGGCGATGAGCAACATGCGCTTCCTCGCCCTGATTCTCATCACCGCCGGATTCTGGGCAATCCAGGGCCAGCTCTACGCCTCGATGCCTGACTACGTGTTGCGGATGGCCGGAGAAACCTACAAGCCGGAGTGGTACGCCAACGTCAACCCGCTGGTTGTCGTTCTCTTCGTGGTCGCCATCACCCAGCTCGTCCGCACCTGGAAGCCTCAGAATTCGATGCTGGTCGCGATGGGCCTGATTCCGCTGTCGTCCCTTTCAATGGCCTCCTCCTCGTGGTTCGACGGCAACGTCAACCTGTTTGGCATCGAGGTCCACCCGATCACTCTCATGATGGTGATCGGCATCGCCATTCAGGGCCTAGCCGAGTGCTTCCTGTCGCCCAAATGGCTCGAGTTCGCCTCCAAGCAGGCGCCTCGCGGAAAGGAAGGCGTCTTTCTGGGTTTTGCCCACGTCAACACGTTCTTTGCCTGGATGTTCGGCTTCATTTTCTCCGGCTACCTGCTCAAGACCTACTGCCCCGAACCGACGACCCTCGCGCCGGCAATCCAGAAGCAGCACGCCCTTGCTCTCGCCGGTCAGGCGCCGATGCCCGAGGTCTACGCCCACGCCAACTATCTGTGGTACGCCTATGCCGGAATCGGTCTGTTGTCGTTTTTCGCCCTGATTGTGTTCATCTGGGTAACAAACCGGATCGATGATGCGAGAACCGCAGAGGCGGATACTGCGTAG
- a CDS encoding CopG family transcriptional regulator, producing the protein MATLGGKQQIVTFKAEEALVEAMEKIANRSEFIRSAILAALDGVCPLCHGTGVLNPHQRRHWEEFSRTHRVERCEQCDEGRLVCAASEV; encoded by the coding sequence ATGGCAACTCTTGGCGGCAAGCAGCAGATTGTGACCTTCAAGGCCGAGGAGGCACTGGTCGAGGCCATGGAAAAGATTGCGAATCGCTCGGAGTTCATCCGCTCGGCGATCCTCGCGGCCCTCGACGGGGTGTGCCCTCTATGCCACGGCACCGGCGTTTTGAACCCTCACCAACGGCGTCACTGGGAAGAGTTCAGCCGAACTCACCGGGTCGAACGATGTGAGCAGTGTGACGAGGGCAGGCTCGTTTGTGCCGCGTCAGAGGTTTGA
- a CDS encoding zinc ABC transporter substrate-binding protein produces MIRRITHLGLLLLASLGSTANAGQVVFTSIPPQEWLVASLAGDLVQTEVLLPPGASPATYEPTPKQMAALDRSQLYLQIGVPFEHALLDKISSLMPDLRVVDCRMGVELEPMDSGAQHHGPGATDPHIWLDPERMKIIGRNTAIALEGLLPEKTSIIEERLDTLIEDLDATDRRVAAALAPLIGRRVIVFHPAFGYFTRRYGLIQTAIEFEGKAPSARRLASIIEEMDAWEARALFFQPQFSRSSAERVARALGCEIIELDPLAGNYLTNLEHMARQIAGALG; encoded by the coding sequence ATGATTCGCCGAATCACACACCTCGGACTGCTCCTGCTGGCCTCTCTCGGAAGCACGGCCAATGCGGGTCAGGTCGTTTTCACCAGCATCCCACCGCAGGAATGGCTGGTCGCAAGCCTCGCCGGAGACCTCGTCCAGACCGAGGTTCTCCTACCGCCCGGAGCGTCACCGGCAACCTACGAACCCACGCCAAAACAGATGGCGGCCCTCGACAGGTCGCAGCTCTACCTGCAGATCGGCGTCCCGTTCGAGCATGCTCTGCTCGACAAGATCAGCAGCTTGATGCCCGACCTTCGGGTCGTCGACTGCCGGATGGGCGTGGAGCTCGAACCGATGGACAGCGGCGCGCAACATCACGGACCCGGCGCGACGGATCCACACATCTGGCTCGATCCAGAACGCATGAAGATCATCGGCAGAAACACGGCAATTGCCCTCGAGGGCCTGCTACCGGAAAAAACCTCGATAATTGAAGAGCGGCTTGACACCCTCATCGAAGACCTGGATGCAACCGACCGCAGGGTGGCCGCTGCCCTTGCTCCCCTCATCGGCCGCAGGGTGATCGTCTTTCACCCCGCGTTTGGCTATTTCACGCGGCGCTACGGCTTGATTCAGACAGCCATCGAGTTCGAGGGCAAGGCACCCTCGGCCAGGCGCCTCGCGTCGATCATCGAGGAGATGGACGCGTGGGAGGCACGCGCCCTCTTTTTCCAACCACAGTTCTCGAGGTCGAGCGCCGAGCGGGTGGCTCGGGCTCTCGGCTGCGAGATCATCGAGCTCGACCCTCTGGCCGGCAACTACCTCACGAACCTGGAGCACATGGCACGCCAAATTGCAGGAGCGCTCGGGTGA
- a CDS encoding ABC transporter ATP-binding protein → MTEHQNPPVVEIRDLGYRYDGGPPVLEDVNLEIASGDFASVIGPNGGGKTTLVKLIVGLLTPTTGRVRVFGVSPHRASPRIGYMPQHAMMDPRFPVRAIDVVLMGRLGIGRIFGRFGREDRAAAIAALRTVGLEDSGNRPFSDLSGGQRQRVLLARALATDPELLLLDEPAAGLDHKVEQDFFDLLQELNQRLTIILVTHDLGFVAGFVRTVICVHGQVDIHTTAELDGRTISEIYDGDVRMVQHGLRSEH, encoded by the coding sequence GTGACCGAGCACCAGAATCCTCCCGTGGTCGAGATCCGCGACCTCGGCTATCGCTACGACGGCGGCCCCCCGGTGCTCGAGGATGTCAACCTCGAGATCGCGTCCGGCGATTTCGCCAGTGTCATCGGACCCAACGGCGGCGGCAAGACGACCCTGGTCAAGCTGATCGTCGGCCTGCTCACGCCGACCACGGGGCGGGTGAGAGTCTTCGGTGTATCGCCGCACAGGGCGAGTCCCAGAATCGGCTACATGCCGCAGCACGCCATGATGGATCCCCGCTTCCCCGTCAGGGCAATCGATGTCGTCCTGATGGGCCGCCTCGGCATCGGAAGAATTTTCGGCAGGTTCGGTCGCGAGGACCGAGCCGCCGCCATCGCGGCGCTTCGCACCGTCGGTCTCGAGGACTCCGGCAATCGGCCATTTTCGGATCTTTCGGGCGGACAGCGACAACGTGTGCTGCTCGCGCGAGCGCTCGCCACAGACCCGGAGCTGCTGCTGCTCGACGAGCCCGCCGCCGGACTTGATCACAAGGTCGAGCAGGACTTCTTCGATCTTCTTCAGGAGCTCAACCAACGCCTCACCATCATCCTCGTGACCCACGATCTCGGTTTCGTCGCGGGCTTCGTCCGCACAGTGATCTGCGTGCACGGACAGGTCGACATTCACACCACCGCGGAGCTCGACGGCCGCACCATATCCGAGATCTACGACGGCGACGTGCGCATGGTGCAGCATGGCCTCCGGAGCGAGCACTGA